From a single Nitrospira sp. genomic region:
- a CDS encoding (2Fe-2S)-binding protein, which yields MYVCLCRGITESDVREAGRAGFVMPCQLKSKFGLKQNGNCGRCAKNIHELVALAAQGTSTSTVER from the coding sequence ATGTATGTTTGTTTGTGCAGAGGCATTACGGAATCAGATGTCCGTGAGGCGGGGCGGGCAGGGTTTGTGATGCCTTGTCAGCTCAAGTCCAAGTTCGGCCTCAAACAAAACGGCAATTGTGGCCGTTGCGCGAAAAACATCCATGAATTGGTTGCTCTTGCCGCCCAAGGGACGTCGACCAGCACCGTGGAACGATAG
- a CDS encoding NAD(P)H-dependent oxidoreductase, giving the protein MHNIVVPPSTAYTSVSRWHRLLAVGLTCASLTSGCVASSRAGDASPSIKILVTYHSLAGNTERMAEAVVAGARSVAQSQVVLKRVGQVTADDLFSADAVVVGSPVYWSNMSGEVKTFFDNWQFKFGVFPEFKMKNKVGAAFATGGQVSSGKEVTMLTILAAMLGNQMIVVSDGGAFGASATTEGDSSGIDDRELADARALGRRVAEVTKLVRAGSSH; this is encoded by the coding sequence ATGCATAACATCGTGGTCCCACCCTCCACTGCGTACACGTCTGTTAGCCGATGGCACCGACTGCTGGCCGTCGGGCTGACCTGTGCCAGTCTGACCTCTGGTTGTGTGGCGTCGTCACGGGCCGGTGACGCTTCGCCTTCGATCAAGATTCTGGTCACATACCATTCTCTGGCAGGAAACACCGAGCGTATGGCGGAAGCCGTGGTGGCTGGAGCTCGATCGGTCGCGCAATCCCAGGTTGTCCTTAAACGTGTCGGTCAGGTAACGGCCGACGATCTATTTTCAGCCGACGCCGTGGTGGTCGGCTCCCCGGTGTATTGGTCCAACATGTCTGGGGAGGTGAAGACGTTCTTCGATAACTGGCAGTTCAAGTTCGGTGTCTTTCCAGAATTCAAGATGAAGAACAAGGTGGGAGCCGCCTTTGCCACAGGGGGGCAGGTTTCCAGCGGGAAAGAAGTCACCATGTTGACGATTCTCGCCGCGATGCTGGGCAATCAAATGATTGTCGTGAGCGACGGGGGGGCGTTCGGCGCGTCCGCAACCACCGAGGGCGACAGTTCAGGAATTGATGATCGAGAATTGGCTGATGCGAGGGCATTAGGTCGGCGTGTGGCCGAGGTAACGAAACTCGTTCGAGCTGGGTCCTCACATTGA
- a CDS encoding DUF192 domain-containing protein: MLRTPLSLSVFFSMVLVAILLGHMPVHAAPDPELIAIRTPSGITIQAEIADTPRKRSYGLMYRESLRKDHGMLFFFSEPQAWTFWMKNTKIALDLIWLDEKKRVTHIERNVPICTKSDDSCPQYRPNSADAVYVLEITGGTVDGYKIDKGTTLRFGQP, from the coding sequence ATGCTTCGAACGCCGTTATCCTTGAGTGTATTTTTCTCCATGGTCCTTGTTGCAATACTCCTCGGCCATATGCCGGTCCATGCGGCGCCGGATCCGGAGCTGATCGCAATCCGCACACCTTCGGGCATCACCATCCAGGCCGAAATTGCCGACACCCCACGAAAACGATCGTACGGCCTCATGTACCGAGAATCCCTCAGGAAGGACCACGGCATGTTGTTTTTTTTCAGCGAACCGCAGGCCTGGACCTTCTGGATGAAAAACACCAAGATTGCACTCGATCTCATCTGGCTGGACGAGAAAAAACGAGTCACCCATATCGAACGAAACGTCCCCATCTGCACGAAGAGTGACGACTCTTGTCCACAGTATCGTCCGAACAGCGCCGATGCAGTCTATGTGCTTGAGATCACCGGAGGGACTGTCGATGGATACAAGATCGACAAAGGCACAACGCTTCGATTCGGCCAGCCCTAG
- a CDS encoding bifunctional (p)ppGpp synthetase/guanosine-3',5'-bis(diphosphate) 3'-pyrophosphohydrolase, translating to MMYETVTDIDQLLTRLRVYQPEADLGMVRKAYEFSARAHEGQTRRSGEPYVKHPVAVAGVLTSLKTDVTAIVAGLLHDTLEDTVATADELQKEFGKEVVHLVDGVTKIGKITFRSSEERQAENFRKMVLSMADDIRVVIIKLADRLHNMRTLEHLQESKRHEIAKETLEIYAPLANRIGIGWVKNELEDLCLKHLNPDVYETLRVRVAKRDEDREQYIQEVRRLVENALVENGLVGAVNGRPKHLYGIYQKMKKQSISFEEVYDLTALRIITDAKMNCYALLGVIHSLWRPLPGRFKDYIAIPKSNLYQSLHTTVVGPKGEHVEFQIRTEEMHRVAEYGIAAHWKYKEQGRVQDKDNKAFGWLRQFIEWQQDLPDNRQFMDSVKLELFHDVVYVFTPKGIVKELPKGATPVDFAYAIHTEVGDHCVGAKVNGKIVPLKHEVSSGDTIEILTSPNQTPHKDWLKFVRTSRAKTKIKHWIKSEEQKRSLEIGRRLLESELRRHGLAPSQVSKSDALLELAKQEGYTTIDELAAAIGFGHIATAQIVGRLMTPATERSTTPSEVGLVPKVAGERGVEASVQVKGGRDLLMQLSRCCNPVPGDKILGYITRGRGLTIHSVECPNLGALDYDRNRLVEVEWDTATPGQHAVNISVIAQDRTGVLANVSSAIAGSDANISRAEITTREDRKAELHFVVEISDTNHLNRVLKAIERVAGVITARRLRSWRGKM from the coding sequence ATGATGTACGAAACCGTAACGGATATCGATCAACTGCTGACTCGGCTGCGGGTCTACCAGCCGGAAGCCGACCTGGGGATGGTGCGAAAAGCCTACGAGTTTTCAGCAAGAGCCCATGAAGGGCAAACGCGGCGATCTGGGGAACCCTATGTGAAGCATCCAGTGGCAGTGGCCGGTGTGCTGACGTCTCTTAAGACCGACGTCACGGCAATTGTGGCCGGGCTTCTCCACGATACGCTCGAAGATACGGTGGCGACGGCCGACGAGCTTCAGAAGGAGTTTGGGAAAGAGGTCGTCCATCTTGTCGACGGGGTTACCAAGATCGGGAAAATCACGTTTCGCAGCTCAGAGGAACGGCAGGCTGAAAATTTCAGAAAAATGGTGCTGTCGATGGCCGATGACATCCGTGTGGTCATCATCAAATTGGCCGATCGACTCCACAATATGCGAACACTTGAACATCTCCAGGAAAGCAAGCGGCACGAAATTGCGAAAGAGACGCTGGAGATTTATGCGCCGTTGGCGAATCGTATCGGGATTGGGTGGGTCAAGAACGAATTGGAAGACTTATGCTTGAAGCACCTCAACCCGGACGTTTATGAAACCTTGCGAGTACGTGTGGCAAAACGTGATGAGGACCGCGAGCAATACATTCAAGAAGTGCGGAGGCTGGTTGAGAATGCGTTGGTCGAGAATGGGTTGGTCGGTGCTGTGAATGGGAGGCCAAAACACCTCTACGGCATTTATCAGAAAATGAAGAAACAATCGATCTCCTTCGAAGAAGTCTACGATCTCACGGCGTTACGGATCATTACCGATGCAAAAATGAACTGTTATGCTCTTCTCGGTGTCATTCATTCGTTGTGGCGTCCTCTACCCGGTCGATTCAAGGACTACATCGCCATCCCCAAATCTAATCTCTATCAGTCTCTCCACACGACCGTTGTGGGGCCGAAGGGCGAGCACGTGGAGTTTCAGATTCGCACCGAAGAGATGCATCGTGTCGCTGAGTACGGGATCGCCGCCCATTGGAAATATAAAGAACAGGGGCGTGTGCAGGATAAGGACAACAAGGCATTCGGGTGGCTGCGGCAGTTTATCGAATGGCAGCAAGATCTCCCGGATAACCGGCAGTTTATGGATTCTGTCAAACTTGAGCTCTTCCACGACGTCGTCTATGTCTTTACGCCGAAAGGGATCGTGAAGGAACTCCCGAAAGGGGCGACGCCGGTTGATTTTGCCTATGCCATTCACACGGAAGTCGGCGACCACTGCGTAGGGGCGAAGGTTAACGGGAAAATCGTTCCACTGAAGCATGAGGTGTCCAGCGGCGATACTATAGAAATCTTGACCTCGCCGAATCAAACTCCACACAAAGACTGGTTGAAGTTCGTTCGAACCTCTCGGGCAAAAACAAAGATCAAGCACTGGATCAAATCGGAGGAGCAGAAACGGAGTCTTGAAATCGGCCGCCGTCTCCTCGAATCAGAGCTCCGCCGCCATGGATTGGCTCCTTCGCAGGTTTCGAAGTCGGATGCGCTGCTCGAACTTGCTAAGCAAGAGGGCTATACGACGATTGACGAGCTTGCTGCAGCCATAGGATTCGGCCATATCGCGACAGCGCAGATCGTCGGACGGTTGATGACGCCGGCAACCGAACGAAGCACGACCCCTTCCGAAGTTGGTCTTGTCCCAAAAGTTGCCGGCGAGAGAGGTGTGGAGGCGAGTGTCCAAGTTAAAGGAGGACGCGATCTTCTGATGCAACTCTCGCGGTGTTGTAACCCTGTTCCCGGAGACAAGATTTTGGGATACATCACGCGTGGGAGAGGGCTCACCATCCATTCCGTCGAGTGCCCCAATTTAGGTGCGTTGGACTACGATCGGAATCGCCTCGTTGAGGTGGAGTGGGATACGGCCACACCGGGTCAACATGCGGTCAACATCTCTGTCATTGCTCAAGATCGAACCGGCGTGTTGGCGAATGTTTCTTCGGCGATCGCCGGATCTGACGCGAATATCAGCCGTGCTGAAATTACGACGAGAGAAGATCGAAAGGCTGAATTGCATTTCGTGGTGGAGATTTCCGATACCAATCACCTCAATCGAGTGCTGAAGGCCATTGAACGGGTGGCCGGCGTGATTACGGCTCGGCGGCTGAGGTCTTGGCGAGGGAAAATGTAA
- the recJ gene encoding single-stranded-DNA-specific exonuclease RecJ, which produces MQPKLWVFRQVDPIQRSRLSQALSISSATAALLLNRGVTTLDQATAWMSPIHTHDPFLIPDMERAVDRLHHAMQRREQVCFYGDYDVDGMSATSIYLSFFRTLGANVRAYVPHRLREGYGLNESVVRTLANEGVSLLVTSDCGTTSHHEISLANQLGLDVIVTDHHQTDTDMPPALAVMNPHRQEARYPFQGLCSGGLAYKVAQAYEAKYGSGSVPLESLLDLVALATIADVVPLQDENRLFVREGLTHISRGARCGIRALKQVAGISRECTAETIAFKLGPRLNAAGRLDEAIKGVQLLTTESEQEANALAEELDRLNQARRELEGTILEEALAQVKSRALSGGIVLYGRGWHLGVVGIVAARIMERFHRPTVVIAVNKDGIGKGSARTIPGFDLYQALAGCRDLLVAFGGHPSAAGVTIQESQLPAFCERFSTIAEKWIHDTQSTPVLHVDSEVRLKELTFSLLREIGTLHPFGAGNPEPMFVVKGVNVINARVVGDKHLKMTVRQDGSLPFDSIGFGMNSLEDRGLTPTTPIDVACTPELNHWNGYDRIQLRIRDIRAAGCE; this is translated from the coding sequence ATGCAGCCCAAGCTCTGGGTCTTTCGTCAAGTCGATCCCATCCAACGCAGCCGGTTATCACAGGCCTTATCCATCTCTTCGGCCACGGCCGCACTGCTGCTCAATCGTGGGGTCACGACCCTGGATCAGGCCACCGCCTGGATGTCTCCTATCCACACCCATGATCCGTTCCTGATTCCCGATATGGAGCGCGCGGTCGACCGTCTGCATCATGCAATGCAACGGCGTGAGCAGGTCTGTTTTTATGGTGATTATGATGTAGATGGCATGTCCGCCACCAGCATTTACCTGTCCTTCTTCCGCACACTTGGGGCCAATGTCAGGGCGTATGTTCCCCATCGCCTACGCGAGGGCTATGGGCTCAACGAGTCTGTGGTTCGGACTTTGGCGAACGAAGGGGTGTCTCTCTTGGTCACCTCAGACTGTGGCACCACCTCGCACCACGAAATCAGCCTTGCCAATCAGCTGGGTCTTGATGTGATCGTCACGGACCACCATCAAACGGATACGGACATGCCGCCGGCGTTAGCCGTCATGAATCCGCACCGGCAAGAGGCCCGGTATCCCTTTCAAGGGCTGTGTTCCGGTGGCTTGGCCTATAAAGTCGCGCAGGCCTATGAAGCGAAATACGGATCCGGCTCAGTGCCGTTGGAGTCGCTCTTGGATCTCGTCGCACTTGCCACGATTGCCGATGTTGTGCCGCTGCAGGACGAAAACCGGCTGTTTGTTCGAGAAGGACTGACTCATATTTCACGAGGCGCACGCTGTGGCATACGGGCCTTGAAACAGGTGGCTGGTATCAGTCGTGAGTGCACGGCGGAAACCATTGCGTTTAAACTCGGCCCTCGACTCAATGCAGCAGGTCGGTTGGATGAGGCTATCAAGGGCGTCCAGTTACTCACCACGGAATCTGAACAAGAAGCCAACGCATTGGCTGAAGAGCTTGACCGGTTGAATCAGGCTCGCCGTGAGCTCGAAGGGACGATTTTGGAAGAGGCACTCGCGCAGGTGAAGTCTCGAGCGTTGTCCGGCGGGATTGTCTTGTATGGGCGAGGGTGGCATCTCGGCGTGGTCGGAATCGTGGCTGCCCGCATCATGGAACGTTTCCATCGTCCGACCGTCGTGATTGCGGTCAATAAGGACGGTATTGGAAAGGGATCGGCTCGGACCATCCCAGGATTCGACTTATATCAGGCCTTGGCAGGGTGTCGAGATTTGCTCGTAGCTTTTGGTGGGCACCCGAGCGCGGCCGGCGTCACCATCCAAGAATCGCAGTTGCCCGCATTTTGCGAGCGGTTTTCCACCATTGCGGAGAAGTGGATCCACGATACTCAAAGCACTCCCGTCCTTCATGTGGATTCCGAAGTGCGGTTGAAAGAGCTTACGTTCTCTCTGCTTCGTGAAATCGGCACTCTACATCCCTTCGGCGCAGGGAATCCTGAACCGATGTTTGTCGTCAAGGGGGTGAACGTGATCAATGCTCGAGTGGTCGGCGACAAGCATCTAAAGATGACTGTCCGGCAGGATGGGTCCTTGCCGTTTGACAGCATAGGGTTTGGGATGAACTCGCTTGAGGATCGTGGGTTGACTCCGACTACTCCCATTGATGTCGCCTGCACACCGGAGTTGAATCATTGGAACGGCTATGACCGGATTCAGTTACGTATCCGGGACATCCGTGCCGCAGGGTGCGAGTAA